The following proteins are co-located in the Verrucomicrobiota bacterium genome:
- the trmB gene encoding tRNA (guanosine(46)-N7)-methyltransferase TrmB, with protein MIVHELESIVRRINPAALFPQRPGSIEVELGSGDGSFLIEYARAHPEKNFLGIERLLGRVQKTARKSARAGLDNVRLIRLEAGYFLEWMLPLESIDTLHVYFPDPWPKRKHRKYRLINERFPALADRVLLDRGCLHLRTDHADYFEQMTQVMREAPCFEPIAPPLDLTRWVTDFEAGFMAQGLPIYRASYRKLKLQNQTAA; from the coding sequence TTGATCGTCCACGAACTGGAATCCATTGTCCGTCGCATCAACCCCGCCGCTCTCTTCCCTCAACGGCCCGGATCCATCGAGGTGGAGCTAGGGTCGGGAGACGGCTCGTTCCTGATCGAATACGCGCGAGCCCACCCGGAAAAAAACTTCCTCGGAATCGAGCGGCTGCTGGGGCGGGTGCAAAAGACCGCTCGCAAGTCGGCTCGAGCCGGGCTGGACAACGTCCGGCTCATCCGGCTTGAAGCGGGATATTTTTTGGAATGGATGCTTCCTCTCGAGTCCATCGACACCCTGCACGTGTACTTTCCGGATCCATGGCCCAAGAGGAAACACCGCAAGTACCGGCTTATCAACGAGCGATTTCCCGCCCTGGCGGACCGTGTGCTCCTCGACCGAGGCTGCCTTCACCTGCGCACCGATCACGCCGACTACTTTGAGCAAATGACGCAGGTCATGCGCGAAGCCCCCTGCTTCGAACCGATCGCTCCGCCCCTCGACCTCACCCGATGGGTCACCGATTTCGAAGCGGGTTTCATGGCGCAAGGATTGCCCATTTACAGGGCCTCCTATCGCAAGCTCAAACTTCAAAATCAAACGGCCGCCTGA
- the katG gene encoding catalase/peroxidase HPI, with the protein MNESSKCPFTGKSPQHPTGGGTSNRDWWPHQLKLNILRQHSSQSDPMGEDFDYAVEFGKLDYAGLKKDLAALMTDSQDWWPADFGHYGPLFVRMTWHSAGTYRTGDGRGGGGRGQQRFAPLNSWPDNVSLDKARRLLWPIKQKYGRRISWADLMILAGNVALETMGFKTFGFGGGRADVWEPDLDVYWGGETTWLGDKRYSGDRDLEKPLGAVQMGLIYVNPEGPNGNPDPIAAARDIRETFGRMAMNDEETVALIAGGHTFGKTHGAAPASHVGREPEAAGLEEQGLGWKNSFGTGKGSDTITSGLEVTWTTTPTRWSNNYFENLFGYEWELTKSPAGAKQWRPKGGAGADTVPHAHDASKRVTPSMLTTDLALRFDPAYEKISRRFLEHPDQFADAFARAWFKLTHRDMGPRSLYLGPEVPQVDLLWQDPIPKAKHPLIDADDVAWLKSKILAAGLSVAELVSVAWASASTFRSSDKRGGANGGRLRLAPQKDWEVNEPPRLAKVLQALGAIQQEFKGAQKAGKQVSMADLIVLGGAAGIELAAKHAGHTVIVPFSPGRTDASQEQTDVESFAVLEPIADGFRNYLKGKYTLREEELLVDRAQLLSLTAPEMTALIGGMRVLDTNFGQSKHGVLTRRPGTLSHDYFVHLLDMRTEWRPSAGDPDVFEGRDRKTGELRWTGTRVDLVFGSNSELRALAEVYASADAGEKFVKDFVAAWTKVMNLDRFEKSSG; encoded by the coding sequence ATGAATGAATCCAGCAAGTGCCCCTTTACAGGCAAAAGTCCGCAACATCCAACCGGAGGGGGAACCTCCAATCGCGACTGGTGGCCGCACCAACTGAAGCTGAATATCTTGCGGCAGCATTCTTCCCAATCGGATCCCATGGGGGAAGATTTCGACTACGCGGTGGAGTTCGGGAAGCTGGACTACGCCGGATTGAAGAAGGATCTCGCGGCCTTGATGACCGATTCCCAGGATTGGTGGCCGGCGGATTTTGGACATTACGGTCCGTTGTTCGTTCGCATGACGTGGCACAGTGCCGGAACCTACCGGACCGGCGATGGGCGGGGCGGGGGAGGGCGCGGTCAGCAGCGTTTTGCACCGCTCAACAGTTGGCCAGACAACGTCAGCCTCGACAAAGCGAGGCGATTGCTCTGGCCCATCAAGCAGAAATATGGCCGCCGGATTTCCTGGGCCGACCTGATGATTCTGGCCGGCAACGTCGCCCTGGAAACCATGGGGTTCAAAACTTTTGGCTTTGGCGGGGGCCGGGCGGATGTCTGGGAGCCCGATCTCGACGTTTATTGGGGAGGCGAGACGACCTGGCTGGGGGACAAGCGCTACTCCGGGGACCGCGACCTCGAGAAACCACTGGGCGCAGTCCAAATGGGACTCATCTATGTCAACCCCGAGGGGCCGAACGGGAATCCGGATCCGATCGCCGCCGCGCGCGACATTCGCGAGACTTTTGGCCGGATGGCGATGAATGACGAAGAAACCGTCGCCCTCATCGCTGGCGGGCATACGTTTGGCAAGACCCATGGGGCGGCTCCTGCCTCCCATGTCGGCCGCGAACCCGAAGCGGCCGGGCTGGAGGAACAAGGCTTGGGCTGGAAGAACAGTTTCGGAACCGGGAAAGGGAGCGACACCATCACCAGTGGTTTGGAGGTGACCTGGACCACCACTCCCACACGTTGGAGCAACAATTACTTTGAGAACCTGTTCGGCTACGAATGGGAACTCACCAAGAGTCCCGCGGGAGCGAAGCAGTGGAGACCGAAAGGGGGCGCGGGCGCGGATACCGTGCCTCATGCCCATGACGCCTCCAAGCGCGTCACGCCCTCCATGCTCACCACCGATCTGGCGCTGCGATTCGATCCGGCGTATGAGAAAATCTCCCGGCGATTCCTGGAGCATCCGGATCAATTTGCCGACGCCTTTGCCCGAGCGTGGTTCAAGTTGACGCACCGCGACATGGGACCACGCTCGTTATACCTCGGACCCGAAGTGCCCCAGGTGGATCTGCTCTGGCAGGACCCGATCCCCAAGGCCAAACACCCCTTGATCGACGCCGATGACGTGGCGTGGCTGAAGAGCAAGATTCTGGCGGCGGGATTGTCGGTGGCGGAGCTCGTCTCGGTCGCGTGGGCATCCGCGTCCACCTTCCGCAGTTCGGACAAGCGCGGAGGCGCCAACGGGGGGAGGCTCCGCCTGGCACCGCAGAAGGATTGGGAAGTCAACGAACCGCCCCGTCTGGCCAAAGTGCTTCAGGCCCTCGGGGCCATCCAGCAGGAGTTCAAGGGCGCTCAGAAGGCCGGAAAACAGGTTTCGATGGCAGACTTGATCGTGCTGGGGGGAGCCGCTGGCATTGAGCTTGCCGCCAAGCATGCGGGGCATACCGTGATCGTGCCGTTTTCGCCCGGACGCACGGATGCATCCCAGGAACAGACCGATGTTGAATCCTTCGCCGTGCTGGAGCCGATCGCGGATGGATTCCGGAATTATCTCAAAGGGAAATACACCCTCAGGGAGGAGGAACTCCTGGTGGACCGGGCTCAATTGCTTTCCCTGACCGCGCCCGAGATGACGGCATTGATCGGGGGCATGCGGGTGTTGGACACGAACTTCGGGCAGTCGAAGCACGGAGTCCTCACGCGGCGTCCCGGAACCTTGAGCCACGATTATTTCGTCCATCTCCTCGATATGCGCACGGAGTGGAGGCCTTCCGCCGGGGATCCTGACGTGTTCGAAGGTCGCGACCGGAAGACGGGAGAGCTTCGTTGGACTGGCACGCGGGTTGATCTGGTCTTCGGATCCAACTCCGAACTTCGGGCCTTGGCGGAAGTTTATGCCAGCGCCGATGCCGGCGAGAAATTCGTGAAGGATTTTGTGGCAGCGTGGACCAAGGTCATGAATCTCGACCGCTTCGAAAAGTCCTCGGGCTAG
- a CDS encoding RNA pseudouridine synthase produces the protein MARRGQAMSTATPSPIKLSSPATGEFWEIPVLYEDNDLLALDKPANLLVSPDRYDPQRPNLMGLLHRDIARGAPWAKQRSLAYLSNVHRLDFETTGVLLLTRSKSTLIHLANQFGNQTPIKEYLALIQGPPAESSFVVDQKIAPFPGRPGHMRVDPKHGKRSRTEFFTLESFRGYTWMKGLPRTGRTHQLRVHLAFLRHPIVGDRMYGGRPLLLSKLKPGYRLKSDRTERPLLQRVSLHASRLTVIHPVTSETITIASPLPKDLRVALKYLRQFAALSTPPNRPQRSALPGDGLDQTDGDESGTDQQ, from the coding sequence ATGGCGCGCCGCGGCCAGGCGATGTCCACCGCGACCCCATCTCCCATCAAACTCTCCTCACCCGCCACCGGTGAGTTTTGGGAAATTCCCGTCCTTTACGAGGACAACGACCTCCTGGCCCTCGATAAACCCGCCAACCTTCTCGTTTCGCCGGACCGCTACGATCCTCAGCGGCCCAACCTGATGGGTTTGCTTCACCGCGACATCGCCCGCGGAGCTCCGTGGGCCAAACAACGATCCCTCGCCTATCTTTCCAACGTCCACCGGCTCGACTTCGAAACCACCGGCGTGTTGCTTCTGACTCGCTCCAAAAGCACCCTGATCCATTTGGCCAACCAGTTTGGCAACCAGACGCCCATCAAGGAGTACCTCGCTCTGATCCAGGGTCCTCCCGCGGAGTCCTCCTTCGTGGTGGACCAAAAAATCGCGCCCTTCCCTGGACGTCCAGGCCATATGCGCGTTGATCCGAAACACGGCAAAAGGTCTCGCACGGAGTTTTTCACCCTGGAGAGCTTTCGAGGTTACACGTGGATGAAGGGCCTGCCCCGCACCGGCCGAACCCATCAACTGCGCGTTCATCTGGCTTTTCTCCGCCATCCCATCGTCGGGGATCGCATGTACGGGGGCCGTCCCCTGCTGCTCTCCAAACTCAAGCCCGGCTATCGGCTCAAGTCGGATCGAACCGAGCGTCCCTTGCTCCAACGCGTTTCCCTCCACGCCAGTCGATTGACGGTGATACACCCGGTCACCTCGGAAACGATCACCATCGCATCTCCGCTGCCCAAGGATTTAAGAGTGGCGTTGAAGTACTTGCGTCAATTTGCCGCCCTTTCCACCCCGCCGAACCGCCCTCAAAGGTCAGCCCTGCCGGGCGATGGCCTTGATCAAACGGACGGCGATGAATCCGGCACCGATCAACAATAA
- the pssA gene encoding CDP-diacylglycerol--serine O-phosphatidyltransferase encodes MTPEISQGEPGQPPRLRIYFLPNLLTSGNLFCGFIALTRIVEANEGSPDFNHTIRVALFFILLACIFDLLDGRVARMGGNESPFGRELDSLADLVSFGVAPAFLVHRIVLKDVFLNQQEVGWFIASIYLICGALRLARFNCLANMPGGGGGSEFMGFPIPAAAGLVASLTLFMMWWDERGYRTGAWRYVLPCLLLFLSFMMVSEVKYPSFKKLDLRARRPFAKTVTAILFIGSLMILRNLVLPVILPVLFTSYLIYGLVRPRMSRQIIRGIEEEEEEEGADPPG; translated from the coding sequence ATGACACCCGAGATCAGTCAAGGCGAGCCCGGCCAACCGCCGAGGCTACGCATTTATTTTCTGCCGAACCTGTTGACCTCGGGGAACCTGTTTTGCGGCTTCATTGCCCTGACGCGCATTGTGGAGGCGAACGAGGGATCCCCCGATTTCAATCATACGATTCGTGTCGCCCTGTTTTTCATTCTGTTGGCCTGCATTTTTGATTTATTGGACGGGCGTGTGGCCAGAATGGGTGGCAACGAGAGTCCTTTTGGCCGTGAATTGGACTCCCTGGCCGATCTGGTTTCCTTTGGAGTTGCGCCGGCGTTTTTGGTGCACCGCATTGTGCTTAAGGATGTGTTTTTGAACCAGCAGGAGGTCGGTTGGTTCATTGCGTCCATTTACTTGATCTGCGGCGCGCTCCGGTTGGCGAGGTTCAATTGCCTGGCCAACATGCCGGGGGGAGGAGGCGGGAGCGAGTTCATGGGGTTCCCGATTCCCGCCGCGGCCGGCTTGGTCGCCTCGCTGACTTTATTCATGATGTGGTGGGATGAACGGGGGTATCGCACCGGGGCTTGGCGGTACGTGCTGCCCTGCCTGCTGCTTTTTTTATCCTTCATGATGGTCAGCGAGGTGAAATACCCGTCTTTCAAGAAGCTCGATTTGCGCGCGCGGCGTCCCTTCGCCAAGACGGTGACGGCGATACTTTTCATCGGTTCGTTGATGATCCTGCGCAATCTGGTGCTGCCGGTGATCCTGCCCGTCTTGTTCACGAGTTATCTCATTTATGGCCTGGTGCGGCCGCGAATGTCGCGCCAGATCATTCGGGGTATTGAAGAGGAGGAAGAGGAGGAAGGAGCCGATCCGCCGGGTTAG
- a CDS encoding phosphatidylserine decarboxylase family protein, with product MKHRGKAAKAGSRMILASVLVFLLAAGALNYVLKGGGVLLGLLAGLWVFFVVFVINFFRDPEAVVPSDPKAIVSPAHGTVDVIDETEEPVFLGGRCRRISIFLSVVDVHVQQAPVAGKVSLVRHTPGQYLNALKAESALHNENVLVGIESSEAAGEKVALRLIAGLIARRILPWVRPGDATGRGERISLIQFGSRVDLYLPLACRVTAVLGQKVRGGETIVAERA from the coding sequence ATGAAGCATCGCGGCAAGGCGGCGAAGGCGGGCAGTCGGATGATCCTTGCGAGCGTCCTGGTCTTTCTGCTGGCGGCCGGGGCGTTGAATTATGTCCTGAAGGGAGGGGGGGTTCTGCTCGGGTTGCTCGCGGGCCTGTGGGTTTTCTTCGTGGTTTTCGTGATCAACTTTTTTCGTGATCCGGAAGCCGTGGTGCCGTCCGATCCCAAAGCCATTGTGAGCCCCGCCCACGGCACGGTGGATGTGATTGATGAGACGGAGGAGCCTGTCTTTTTGGGCGGGCGCTGCCGCCGGATCTCGATCTTTTTGTCGGTGGTCGACGTGCATGTGCAGCAAGCTCCGGTGGCGGGCAAGGTTTCGCTCGTGCGCCACACGCCGGGACAATACTTGAATGCCTTGAAGGCCGAGTCGGCTTTGCACAACGAGAACGTCCTGGTGGGCATAGAGTCCAGTGAAGCCGCCGGGGAAAAGGTCGCGTTGCGGCTCATTGCGGGGTTGATCGCGCGGCGCATTCTCCCATGGGTCCGGCCCGGGGATGCCACGGGACGCGGTGAGCGCATCAGTTTGATTCAATTTGGATCACGCGTGGACTTGTATCTACCGCTGGCTTGCCGCGTCACGGCGGTGCTCGGGCAGAAAGTCAGGGGGGGCGAAACGATCGTGGCTGAGCGGGCCTGA
- a CDS encoding adenosylhomocysteinase, with the protein MPAIKLSPSRKASAKSAQPADFKVKDLSLADWGRKTIEVSEREMPGLMSIREKYAAAKPLAGVRLTGSLHMTIETAVLIETLVALGASVRWASCNIFSTQDHAAAAIAKAGVPVFAWKGETLEEYWDCTLDAISHPGNRGPQLVVDDGGDVTLLIHKGYQLEAGDGWVQSASASHEEQVIKNLLKRVAKERPGFWHEVVKGWRGVSEETTTGVHRLYQMLEAGQLLVPAINVNDSVTKSKFDNLYGCRESLADGIKRATDVMVAGKVAVVCGYGDVGKGSAHSLRGFGARVIVTEIDPINALQAAMEGFEVTTLEDTLGKADIYVTATGNRDVITLDHMQQMKDQAIVCNIGHFDNEIQMDRLNGAKGVVKTTIKPQYDKYTFSGGRSIFILAEGRLVNLGCATGHPSFVMSNSFSNQVLAQLDLWKNKDAYKVGVYRLPKKLDEEVARLHLEKIGVKLTKLSRKQAEYLGVAMEGPYKPEHYRY; encoded by the coding sequence ATGCCTGCCATCAAACTCTCCCCTTCCCGCAAAGCTTCCGCCAAGTCGGCTCAACCAGCTGACTTCAAAGTCAAAGACCTGTCCCTGGCCGATTGGGGCCGGAAGACCATCGAGGTCTCCGAGCGCGAAATGCCCGGCCTGATGTCCATTCGCGAGAAATACGCCGCTGCCAAACCGCTGGCCGGTGTCCGCCTCACGGGATCGCTGCACATGACCATTGAGACGGCCGTGTTGATCGAGACGCTGGTGGCCCTTGGCGCATCCGTCCGCTGGGCCAGTTGCAATATTTTCTCCACGCAGGACCACGCGGCTGCGGCCATCGCAAAGGCGGGGGTGCCCGTGTTTGCGTGGAAGGGCGAGACACTGGAGGAATACTGGGACTGCACCCTCGACGCCATTTCCCACCCGGGGAACCGGGGTCCGCAACTGGTGGTCGACGATGGAGGCGACGTGACGCTCCTGATCCACAAAGGCTATCAGCTTGAGGCAGGGGACGGCTGGGTGCAGAGCGCGAGCGCTTCGCACGAGGAGCAGGTGATCAAGAATTTGCTTAAGCGCGTGGCGAAGGAACGCCCGGGTTTTTGGCACGAGGTGGTGAAAGGGTGGCGCGGGGTGTCTGAGGAAACCACCACCGGTGTTCATCGGCTTTACCAGATGCTGGAGGCAGGTCAACTCCTGGTGCCTGCCATCAACGTCAACGATTCGGTCACCAAGTCCAAATTCGACAACTTGTACGGGTGCCGCGAATCCCTGGCGGACGGGATCAAGCGAGCGACGGATGTCATGGTGGCTGGCAAGGTGGCGGTCGTCTGCGGCTACGGCGACGTGGGCAAGGGCAGCGCGCATTCCCTGCGAGGGTTTGGCGCGCGCGTCATCGTGACCGAGATTGATCCGATCAACGCGTTGCAGGCCGCCATGGAGGGTTTCGAAGTCACGACCCTTGAGGACACCCTGGGCAAGGCCGACATCTATGTGACGGCGACGGGCAACCGCGATGTGATCACCCTTGATCACATGCAGCAAATGAAGGATCAGGCGATCGTCTGCAACATTGGTCATTTCGACAACGAGATTCAGATGGACCGGTTGAACGGCGCGAAGGGTGTGGTCAAGACCACCATCAAGCCCCAGTACGACAAGTACACGTTTTCCGGAGGCCGCAGCATTTTCATTCTGGCTGAGGGCAGGCTGGTGAACCTGGGATGCGCCACTGGCCATCCGAGTTTCGTGATGTCCAACTCCTTCTCGAACCAGGTGCTCGCGCAACTGGATCTATGGAAGAACAAGGACGCCTACAAGGTGGGCGTTTACCGGTTGCCCAAGAAGCTGGATGAGGAAGTGGCCCGGCTGCACCTCGAGAAGATCGGGGTGAAATTGACCAAGCTCTCCAGGAAACAAGCGGAGTATTTGGGGGTCGCCATGGAGGGTCCTTACAAGCCCGAGCACTACCGGTATTGA